TGACATTATTCAGATGGATACAGCCTATCTTTCCCAATACGGGGAAAAAGGCCAGCTGGAAGACTTAACAAAATATACGGAGGATGGAAGCATTGATGTGAGCTCGATTGATGAAAATACTTTATCAGGCGGTAAAATCGGCGATAGCATGTACGGTTTTAATTTAGGCTCCAATGTTCTGTCTGTTATTACAAATGATGACATGCTTAAAAGCTCTGGTGTTGACCTGAATGATGAAAATTGGACTTGGGAAGACTTCGTGCAGATGGCAACAGATGTTCAAAAATCAACAGACAAGTACGGTACGAACGGGATGAACCCGGCAGACGTATTTTTCCCTTACTATTTAAGAACACAGGGAGAGCGCTTCTATAACCAAGAAGGCAACGGATTAGCTTATACAGATGACAAGTTATTTGTAGATTACTTTAACTTACAGCTTGAGCTCCTTGCTAATAACGCATTCCCAACACCTGATGTTCAAGCACAGGTTAAAGGACTTGAGGATGACTTTATCGTAAAAGGCAATGCTGCGATGACTTGGAACTGGTCTAACCAATATTTAGGGTTTGCTCAATTGACAGACTCTCCGCTTACTCTTAATCTTCCGCCAGAGCAATCAGCAGAAACAGCTTTATTCTTAAAGCCAAGTATGTATTTCTCTGTTCCAAAAAGCTCTGAGCATAAAAAAGAAGCTGCGAAATTCATTGATTTCTTTGTAAACGATGTAGAGGCAAACAAATTGATTAAAGGCGACAGAGGTGTTCCAGTTTCTTCTAAGGTTATTGAAGCCATCAAGCCTGAATTAACAGAAGAAGAAACGAAAATCTTCGAATATGTGGAAAGAGCTTCACAGAATGCAAGCCAGGCAGATCCTCCTGATCCACTTGGAAGTGCGGAAGTAATGAAAGCATTGAAGGATGTTTCAGAACAAATTCTGTTTAAGAAAATTACACCAGAAGAAGGCGCAAAAACGTTCCGAGCACAAGCTGAAGAAATTTTGGGCAGAAACAAGTAAAACTAGAAAGGAGGAAAGCTTTTCCTCCTTTTAGTTTCTTAAAGGCCCGCAGAGGAGTTGAACGGCATGAAAAAGCGGCAGTTAAGTGAAAATTTAGCAGGCTATGCATTTATATCCCCATTCATCATCGGTTTTATGGCATTTACCATCATCCCAATGGCCGTTTCCTTGTACTTATCCTTTACAAGCTACGATTTATTTTCCACCCCTGTGTGGGTTGGTCTCGATAATTTCAAGGAAATGTTCACAGGTGATGATAAGTTTTGGCAATCGTTGAAGGTAACCTTTACGTATGTGTTTGCAGGAGTACCGCTCAGACTGATATTCGCGTTAATTGTGGCAATGCTTTTGAATAAAGCATCCAGAGCAGTCGGTCTGTACCGAACATTGTTCTACTTGCCTTCCATCATTGGCGGAAGCGTTGCTGTAGCAATCATGTGGAGAAATATTTTCGGCAATGAAGGTACATTGAATGCCTTGTTGTTTTTCTTTGGAATCGATAAAAAAATCCTTTGGTATCAAGATCCGACTAAAGCGTTATGGACATTGATTTTTCTTGCGATCTGGCAATTCGGCTCATCCATGCTGATATTTTTGGCAGGCTTGAAAAATATACCGCCTTCCTACCATGAAGCAGCGAATGTTGACGGCGCCAACAGATTTCAAGTTTTCTTTAAAATCACCTTGCCGCTGTTAAGTCCGATAATATTCTTTAACCTAGTAATGCAGACTATTTCAGCCTTTATGACATTCACCCCAGCGTATATTATCACAAAAGGGGAAGGCGGACCGCTTGATGGCACGCTTCTGTATTCCCTGTATATATTCCAAAAAGCGTTCAATTTCTTCCAGATGGGCTATGCCTCTGCCATGGCATGGGTGCTTCTCGTTATTGTCGGTATTTTGACGCTGATCTTATTCAAAACGTCTAAATTTTGGGTTCATTACGAATCGAAGGAGGATTGATTTACATGAAAACCGCCACTAAAGATACAGGCCCGCTAATGCCAAATACGGGTGTATCATATAAAAATCCTCGTTTGAAGGCAAAAAAGTGGATTTACCATCTTGTAACAGGCGGATTCGCCTTGGTGATGCTATATCCGATTATCTGGCTGTTAATGAGCTCCTTTAAAGAAAGCTCACAAGTGTTCATCACCGCCCATTCTCTGATACCAAAACCGTTTATTTTAAGCAATTACGCAGCAGGTTGGGAAGGGATTGCCGGACAGTCTTTTGGCGTATTTATTAAAAACTCCCTTGTGATTGTTGTATTATCTACAATCGGAGCGGTTGCATCATCCGCATTGATAGCCTACGGTTTTGCCAGAATTCAATTTAAATGGAAGGCATTTTGGTTTGCTTGCATGATGGTAACGATGATGCTTCCACACGAAATTATCATGATTCCGCAATATATTATTTTTGCGAAGTTAGGCTGGCTCAATTCTATTAAGCCGATTGTTGTTCCTCAGTATTTCGGGCATGCATTCTTTATCTTCTTAATGGTGCAGTTTATCCGCAATATCCCGATGGAGCTTGATGAAGCTGCAAGAATCGATGGCTGCGGAAGATTCAGCATTTTCTACCGCATTATTTTGCCGTTAATCACACCAGCTCTGGCGACTGCAGGTATCTTCTCTTTTTACTGGAAATGGGAAGACTTAATCAATCCTGTTCTGTATTTAAACAGTCCAGAGAAATATCCTGTGTCACTTGCCTTAAAGCTTTTCCTAGATTCGGAAACAGCCTCCAACTGGGGCGGAATGTTTGCTATGAGTGTTGTGTCCCTGCTGCCTGTAGTACTTATTTTCTTCTTGTTCCAAAAGTATATTGTTGAAGGTATCAGCACAAGCGGATTGAAATAATGGAAGGAGTGAAATTATGCCAGCACTTGTTTTTGATGAAAGCAGCATTCTTGATGCGATAGATGCTGTAGTGAATAAGACGTTTCAAATGGACTTTAATTGGGATTGGCCTGGAGGAGTTGCCTTTTATGGAGTGGCCGAAGCATATGAGGTAACTGGCAAGGAGGAATATCTTCATTTATTGAAAAACTGGATGGACGAAAGATTAGAGGATGGATTACCTAGGCTGTCTGTTAACGGTGTTTCCATGGGTCATGCTCTGCTGAGCTTATATGCCGGCACAAATGATCAACGCTATTTAGACACAGCGATCCAACTAGCAGAATACTTGAGGAATGACGCGGAGCGCTTCGGTGACGGAATTCTCCAGCATACTGTGAATTCGACTACGTATGTGTTCCATGAACAAGCATGGGTCGATACGATGATGATGGCTGGACTTTTCCTGCTGCGGATTGGCAAGCTAACAGAAAACAAGGAATATTTCGAGGATGGCCTTAAGCAGTTTCATGGTCATGAAGAACTGCTTCAAGATCCAGTTACTGATCTTTATTACCATGGTTGGGATAATATGGCGAAAAACCATATGTCCAGTATTTATTGGGGCCGAGGTAATGGCTGGGCCGCTCTGACGATGGCTAGAGCGCTTGAACTAATTGATGTGACACATCCATCCTTTATGATCATTGACGGCTCTTTAAGGGATCAGCTGAGTGCGTTAGCAAGACTGCAGGATGATCAATCAGGTTTGTGGCACACCGTTTTGACAGACAGCACCTCTTATTTAGAAGTGTCAGGCAGCTGTGGTATTGCAGCAGCGCTTTTGTCACGAGGGTCTCTTTATAACAAATACACACAGAAATCAATTGCATCCATCCTAGAACACATAACAGAAGACGGAAAGGTAATGAATGTCTCTGCAGGAACTGCTGTTATGGATGATATAGACGGCTACAAAGGAGTACCGTTCAAACGGATCCATGGCTGGGGACAAGGCCTTGCACTTGTGTACCTTTCCCAGTTAATAAGAAGCACGAATCGTGTTTACGCATAAAATCGGAGTAGTTTGAATCTCTTAAAAATAGGAGGCAGCAAAGCGTGAAGGATAAGAGTATCCGCTTGTTTATAGCAGGTGACTCAACAGCAGCCACCTGTCCAGCATTTGAAGCCCCGATGGCAGGCTGGGGACAAATGCTGCAGGATTTTTTTACAGAGGAAATCGAAGTCTGCAATGAAGCGATGGGTGGCAGAAGCTCTAACAGCTTCATAGAGGAAGGCAGGCTTCTTTCGATTCAAGACAGAATCCAGCCTGGTGATTACTTATTTATTCAGTTCGGCCATAATGATCAAAAGTCATATGGAACCGAGCCATATACCTCTTATCAGGCTTGTCTGGCCGAATATGCGGCCTTGGCACATACGAAGAACGCGTTTCCGGTGTTTTTAACATCTGTAAACAGACGGAAGTTCAGCGAAGATGGAACACTGCTTGATACGCTGGGGGATTATCCAGACGCTATGCGGCAATTGGCGAAAAGATTAGCGGTTCCTTTGATTGATATGCATGTTAAAACGAAAGGACTGTATGAATCTCTCGGTCCAGAAGCGTCAAAGGAACTATTTGTCTGGCTGACTGCAGGCGAGCATCCAAATTATCCAAGCGGGTTGCAAGATGACACGCATTTTCACTCGTCAGGTGCTGTGGAAATATGCAGACTCCTTATAGAGGGTATCATGGAATTACCGCTGGAGCTAAAAAACTTCATTAAAAAGACGGAGATTAGATTGGAGAGATAGCTAAGATGGCGAAAAAACTGTATCATGGCGCGGCTTATTACCCAGAGCTTTGGGATGAAAAGACGATAGCAGAAGATATTGTGCTTATGAAAGAAGCTGGCATCAATGTCGTTCGAATCGGTGAATTTGCTTGGTCAAAAATGGAGCCGACCGAAGGAGCAATTGACTTGAGTTTCTTTCAAAACATCATTGCACGTCTGTATGACAATGGTATTGAGACGGTAATGTGTACACCGACTGCAACACCGCCGATTTGGATGTCTTATGAACACCCTGAGCGCATGTATGTCGAGCAAAATGGGCAAACAATGATTCATGGCTCTCGCCAGCATTTTTGCACCAATAATCCATACTTCAGACAACGAGCAGCAATTCTCACAAAGAAAATCGCAGAAGCACTTGGCGGGATGCCTGGGCTGATCGGCTGGCAGCTTGATAATGAGTTTAAATGCCATGTAGCAGAATGTATGTGTGACAGTTGCAGACAGCTTTGGCATCAGTGGCTTGAGCAGCGCTATGGTTCGATTGAGTGCTTAAATCACGATTGGGGAACACATGTTTGGAGTGAGTATTATCACAGCTTTGACCAAGTTCCGCAGCCTGGACCCGTGCCATTTTTGCATAATTCATCATTAAAGACGATGTATCAAATCTTCTCAACGGAAGCAATTGCCGAATTTGCAGAAGAACAAGCAGCAATTATCCGCGAGCATTCACAAGCACCAATCACCCATAACAGCACCGTCATGTTCGCTGTCGACAATGAACGCCTCTTTCAAAACCTTGATTTTGCTTCCTTTGACACATATGCGCCAGCCAATTCGTATTACTCATATTTGTTCAATTGTGATCTATGGCGAAACCTGAAAAAAGGCAAGGAGTTTTGG
This DNA window, taken from Niallia sp. Man26, encodes the following:
- a CDS encoding extracellular solute-binding protein gives rise to the protein MKKLGLITLSFLLLFSLAACSSSGKETSGGKDEKITLRVAWWGGQPRHDYTMKVIEMYEKANPNVEIEAEFANFDDYWKKLAPMAAANQLPDIIQMDTAYLSQYGEKGQLEDLTKYTEDGSIDVSSIDENTLSGGKIGDSMYGFNLGSNVLSVITNDDMLKSSGVDLNDENWTWEDFVQMATDVQKSTDKYGTNGMNPADVFFPYYLRTQGERFYNQEGNGLAYTDDKLFVDYFNLQLELLANNAFPTPDVQAQVKGLEDDFIVKGNAAMTWNWSNQYLGFAQLTDSPLTLNLPPEQSAETALFLKPSMYFSVPKSSEHKKEAAKFIDFFVNDVEANKLIKGDRGVPVSSKVIEAIKPELTEEETKIFEYVERASQNASQADPPDPLGSAEVMKALKDVSEQILFKKITPEEGAKTFRAQAEEILGRNK
- a CDS encoding sugar ABC transporter permease yields the protein MKKRQLSENLAGYAFISPFIIGFMAFTIIPMAVSLYLSFTSYDLFSTPVWVGLDNFKEMFTGDDKFWQSLKVTFTYVFAGVPLRLIFALIVAMLLNKASRAVGLYRTLFYLPSIIGGSVAVAIMWRNIFGNEGTLNALLFFFGIDKKILWYQDPTKALWTLIFLAIWQFGSSMLIFLAGLKNIPPSYHEAANVDGANRFQVFFKITLPLLSPIIFFNLVMQTISAFMTFTPAYIITKGEGGPLDGTLLYSLYIFQKAFNFFQMGYASAMAWVLLVIVGILTLILFKTSKFWVHYESKED
- a CDS encoding carbohydrate ABC transporter permease gives rise to the protein MPNTGVSYKNPRLKAKKWIYHLVTGGFALVMLYPIIWLLMSSFKESSQVFITAHSLIPKPFILSNYAAGWEGIAGQSFGVFIKNSLVIVVLSTIGAVASSALIAYGFARIQFKWKAFWFACMMVTMMLPHEIIMIPQYIIFAKLGWLNSIKPIVVPQYFGHAFFIFLMVQFIRNIPMELDEAARIDGCGRFSIFYRIILPLITPALATAGIFSFYWKWEDLINPVLYLNSPEKYPVSLALKLFLDSETASNWGGMFAMSVVSLLPVVLIFFLFQKYIVEGISTSGLK
- a CDS encoding glycoside hydrolase family 88 protein, encoding MPALVFDESSILDAIDAVVNKTFQMDFNWDWPGGVAFYGVAEAYEVTGKEEYLHLLKNWMDERLEDGLPRLSVNGVSMGHALLSLYAGTNDQRYLDTAIQLAEYLRNDAERFGDGILQHTVNSTTYVFHEQAWVDTMMMAGLFLLRIGKLTENKEYFEDGLKQFHGHEELLQDPVTDLYYHGWDNMAKNHMSSIYWGRGNGWAALTMARALELIDVTHPSFMIIDGSLRDQLSALARLQDDQSGLWHTVLTDSTSYLEVSGSCGIAAALLSRGSLYNKYTQKSIASILEHITEDGKVMNVSAGTAVMDDIDGYKGVPFKRIHGWGQGLALVYLSQLIRSTNRVYA
- a CDS encoding rhamnogalacturonan acetylesterase, which produces MKDKSIRLFIAGDSTAATCPAFEAPMAGWGQMLQDFFTEEIEVCNEAMGGRSSNSFIEEGRLLSIQDRIQPGDYLFIQFGHNDQKSYGTEPYTSYQACLAEYAALAHTKNAFPVFLTSVNRRKFSEDGTLLDTLGDYPDAMRQLAKRLAVPLIDMHVKTKGLYESLGPEASKELFVWLTAGEHPNYPSGLQDDTHFHSSGAVEICRLLIEGIMELPLELKNFIKKTEIRLER